The following nucleotide sequence is from Lysobacterales bacterium.
CGCCAATGTGCTCGCGCTCGGGCCGGGCCTCGGTCAATCGGACTGGAGTGTGCGGCTTGCGCGGCAAGTCTGTGCATCCGGAAAGCCCTTGGTGCTGGATGCCGATGCGTTGAATTTGCTCGCGGCGGGGCGTATCGAACTGCATGGCGATGCAGTGCTGACGCCGCATCCCGGCGAGGCCGCGCGCTTGCTCGGCATCGATGTCCCGACGGTGGAGCGCGATCGCTTCGCCGCGGCGCGCGAACTGGCGCGACGCCATCGTGCCGTGGTGGTGCTGAAAGGGGCGGGCAGTGTGATCGCGGATCGCGACGGGGGGCTGGGCGTCTGTCCGTTCGGCAATCCCGGCATGGCCTCGGGCGGCATGGGGGATGCATTGACCGGTGTGATCGCGGCCTTGATGGCGCAGGGACTTGGACCGGCAGCGGCGGCCCGCATCGGTGTGGCGGTGCACGCACGGGCGGCCGACCTTGTCGCGCGCGACGGCGAACGCGGCCTGCTTGCGAGTGATGTCGTCGCTGCATTGCGTTCAGTCGTGAATCCATGAACTTGCGCGTCGATTTGCCCGACCTGTCCGCGACCGACGCACTGGGCGCGCGCCTCGCGCGCGCCTTGCAGGCGCCGCTGGTGATCGGATTGATCGGCGACCTGGGTGCCGGCAAGACTGCGTTGGTGCGGGCACTGATCCAGTCGCTGCCGACCTATACCCTGATCGAGTCCTACGAGCTCGGCGCGTTGCTGGTCCATCATCTCGACCTGTATCGCTTGCGCCATCCCGAGGAACTGACCGAACTTGGGCTGGCGGACGTGCTCGGGCCGGAGTCCGTGATGTTGATCGAGTGGCCGGACAAGGGGGGCGAAGAGACGCCGACGCTCGACCTTGCCATCCACCTGTTCCGCCTCGGCGACGATGCCCGCCGGGCGGAATTCGACGCGCGAACCGAGGCCGGACGCCGCTTTTGCGAGCGTGTTGCCCGGTAGCTTGATCAAGCGGTTCCGGCCGGGATCTGCCGGATTGTTCAGGAAGTTGCGGTAGTGAACGGATTTGATTGAAGTTTCTTCTTGAAATCCGGTTTCGACTGGCGTTTAATCCGCCGCATGTTCGCCTTTCCCGTCCGTCGCCTGCTCGTTCCAGCACTCGCGTTGATCGCGAGTCGTGCGTTCGCGGGTGATGTGCAGGCCGTGCGTTTCTGGGACGCCGACGATCACACGCGCGTGGTTTTCGACGTCAGTGCGCCGGTGCATTACAAGCTGTTCACGCTCGCGAATCCGGACCGCCTGGTGCTGGACATCGCGCGCAGTCGGGTATCGAAATCGCTGGATGGATTCGAGCTCGAAGGCGCAGTGAAGCGCATTCGTACCGGCCGTCAGGGCGATGACACCTTGCGCGTCGTGCTCGATCTCGATCGCAGCGTGCAACCGAAGAGTTTCCTGCTCAAGCCGGCCGACCAGTTCGGACATCGCCTGGTGATCGACCTGTTCGATTCGGAGTCGGCACCGCGCGTCGTGAAGCGCGAGGCATCGTTGCCGGTCGCGCAGGGCGAGCGCGACGTGGTCGTGTCGATCGATGCCGGCCATGGCGGCGATGATCCGGGCGCTTCCGGCGCGAATGGCTCGCGCGAGAAAGACATCACGCTCGCGGTCGCGCAGGCGCTGGCGGCGCGGATCGATGCCGAACCGGGCATGACCGCGGTACTGACCCGCGATCGCGATTTCTTCATTCCGCTGAAGCGCCGCTACGAGATCGCGCGCGAGCAGAAGGCCGATCTGTTCGTGTCCATCCACGCCGATGCCTTCGTGAAATCGCAGGCGCGCGGCTCGTCGGTGTTCGTGCTGTCGAATCGCGGCGCTTCATCCGAAGCTGCCCGCATGCTGGCGGATCGCGAAAACACTTCCGACCTGGTCGGGGGCGTCTCGATCGACGACAAGGATGCGACCCTGGCCGCCGTACTGCTCGACCTGTCCCAGGGTGCGACCATGCAGGCGTCCGAAATGGTCGCGAACAACGTGTTGCGCGGCCTCGCCGGCATCGGCAACCTGCACAAGCGCGAAGTGCAACGCGCGAACTTCGTCGTGCTGCGCTCGCCCGACGTGCCCTCGATGCTGGTCGAGACCGCATTCATCAGCAATCCGACCGAAGAGAAGCGCCTCAACGATCCCACGCACCGCGACAAGCTCGCCGACGCGTTGGTCGCCGGTATCCGCGACTACTTCGCGACCACGCCGCCGCCGGGCACCTGGTTTGCCGCGAATCCGCAGCGCGCCAAGCATCACGTTGTCGCGCGAGGCGAGTCGCTCTCCCTGATCGCGCAACGGCATCGTGTTTCGGTGGCCTCGCTCAAGCGCGAGAATTCGCTCGCGACCGATAGCGTGAATGCCGGCGTAGTGCTGAAGATCCCGGCATCGATCTGATCGGCCGCGCACGCCGCTAGAATGTCCGGCCCCCGTTGAGGCCGAGATGCGCATCCAGACCCTGCCCGATACCTTGATCAACCAGATCGCCGCAGGCGAGGTCATCGAGCGCCCGGCGTCCGTGGTCAAGGAACTGGTCGAGAATGCGCTCGATGCCGGCGCCAGTCGGATCGAGGTCGAACTGGAAGCGGGCGGGGTCAAGCTCGTGCGCGTTCGCGACAACGGCAGCGGGATCGAGGTCGATGACCTGCCGTTGGCCCTGACCCGCCATGCGACCAGCAAGATCGCCTCGCTCGATGATCTCGAATCGGTGCGCAGCATGGGCTTTCGCGGCGAGGCGCTGCCGAGCATCGCCTCGGTGTCGCGATTTCGCCTGGTGTCGCGCACGCCTGCGGCACCGCACGCCTCGGAACTGGACGTCGACAACGGCCAGTTCGCACGGATCAAGCCGGCCCAGCATCCGGTCGGCACGACCGCCGAGATGCGCGAGCTGTTCTTCAACGTGCCGGCTCGGCGCAAGTTCCTGCGCGCCGAGCGGACCGAGCTCGGGCACGTCGAGGATTGGCTGAGGGCGATCGCGCTGGCGCGTCCGGAAGTCGCGTTCACGCTGCTGCACAACGGGCGGCCATTGCTGCGTGACGAGGCCAGCGGCACGTCGCCCGAATCGCGCGTCGATGCGATGCTCGGCGAGGACTTTCTCGCCCACAGTCTGCGCATCGACCATCAGGCGGCCGGCTTGCGTCTGCACGGCTATGTCGGTTTGCCGACCGCGGCACGGGCGCAGAACGACCGCCAGTTCTTCTATGTGAATCGCAGGCTGGTGCGTGATCGGGTGATTGCCCATGCGGTACGCCAGGCCTATGCCGATGTGCTGTTCCATGGTCGTCATGCGGCCTTCGTGCTGTTTCTCGAACTCGATCCCTTGCTGGTCGACGTGAATGCGCATCCGGCCAAGACCGAAGTGCGTTTCCGCGAACAGCGGCTGATCCACGATTTCCTGTTCCGCAGCCTGCATGAAGCCCTGGCGCAGACGCGCGCCGGGCAGGCGCCGACGATTGCCGCGCCGGCGTTTCCGATGCCGTCGACGAATTCGTTCGTGCCGCAGCAGGCGGGGCTCGGCCTGCGCGTCGGCGAGGGCTTGTCGGCGTATGGCAGCGTCTATGGCCGCAACGAGGCGATGGCCGTGCCGGCGGCGGTCGACGTGCCGACGCTGGCACAGCGCTTGGACGGAGACGTCGTCGCGACGGCGGATGGGGAAATCCCGCCGCTTGGCTTCGCGATCGCGCAACTGCATGGCGTCTATGTGCTCGCCCAGAATGTGCATGGGCTGGTCGTGGTCGACATGCACGCCGCGCATGAGCGTATTACCTATGAGCGTTTGAAGGCGCAGCAGGCCTGTGGTGAGATCGCCTCGCAGCAGTTGCTGGTTCCGACTGCCGTGGCAGTGACGCGACGCGAAGCCGATGCCGCAGAGGATCATCATGCCGAATTCCTGAAGCTCGGCATCGAACTGGCGCGCAGCAGCGAGACGTCGGTGGTGATCAAGCGCATTCCGGTGCTCCTGGATGGCGCCGATGTCGAGCGCCTGCTGCGCGACGTGCTCGCGGAGTTCGTCCAGCACGACAGTTCACGGCGTCTGGAAGAAACCGCGAATGAACTGCTGTCGACGCTGGCCTGTCATGCATCGGTACGCGCCAATCGCCGGCTGACGCTGCCGGAGATGAATGCGCTGCTGCGGCAGATGGAAGCCACCGAACGTTCCGGCCAGTGCAACCATGGTCGACCGACCTGGATGCAGTGGACGATGCAGGACCTGGACCGCCTGTTTCAGCGTGGACGCTGAGCCAGCGCGGACGATGACGACATTGAACCCGAGGATCGACGATGCGCAACGCCCTGATCGCCATGCCACTGTTCGCGAGTGCACTGCTAGCGGCCTGTACGCCGACGCCGTCGCGCGAGGCCGCTGAGGTGAAGACCGTGCCGACGCCGGTTGCTGCTGCAGAACCGGCCTACGATCATGCGGCAGATGTCGAAGCGTGGCGCAGCGCTCGTCTGGCACGCTTGCAGAAGCCGGACGGCTGGCTCAGCCTGATCGGCCTGCATTGGCTGGTCGAAGGCGAACAGACGCTTGGCCATGCGGCAGGCAACGATATCGAACTGGCCGCGGGGCCGGACCACTTCGGCACGATTCGCCTGAGCGGCGATGAAGTGCTGTTTGCCGCGGCCGATGGTGGACCGCAGGTCCTGGTTAGCGACAGCGGCGGCGAACGCAGCGAAGGCGGGCGCACCTGGCATGTGCTCGCGGCTGACGTGAGCGGCAAGCCGTCGCTGGTCAGCGTCGACACGGTCAGCTTTCTGGTCATCAAGCGTGGCGACAAACATGCATTGCGCGTACGCGATTCGGAGGCGCCAACACGCAAGCATTTCACCGGCATCGAACATTTTCCGGTGGACGACAGCTGGCGCATCGTCGCCGACTGGACCCCGCATACCGAACCGAAGTCCTTCGGCATCCAGACCGTCATCGGCACCATCGAAGAGATGCCGAACCCGGGCTACGGCACGTTCACGCGCGATGGACGCGAGTACCGCATCTATCCAGTCGTCGAAGAAGGATCGGACGATCTGTTCATCATCTTCGCCGATCGCACCTCGGGCAAGGAAACCTATGGGCCTGGCCGCTTCGTCTACGCGCCGTGGCCGAAGGAAGACGGAAAGCTGGTCATCGACTTCAACAAGGCCTACAACCCGCCCTGCGCGCTCAACGCCTTCTCGACCTGCCCGCTACCGCCCCCGGAAAATCGCCTCGACCTGCGCGTGACGGCCGGCGAGAAGAAATACGAAGGTGCGCATTGAGCGTTGATCAGGCATTCGCCATCGCATCCACGACCTCGGCCAACGCGGCGCGGTCGGGGGCGTGGAGGAGGCGGGCGGCCTTGTTCTTGAGGGATTTGCGCGACAGCGTGGCGATGGTTTCGCGGACGTCGGCGAGTGCGCTCGGATGCATCGAGAATTCGGTCAGGCCGAGCGCGATCAGCAGCGGCGTGTAGGTCGGATCACCGGCGATTTCGCCGCAGACGCTGATCGGGCGCTTGGCCTGGCGCGCGTTGTCGAGCACGAGATAGAGCAGGCGCAGGAAGCCCGGATGCAGCGGGTCGTAATTGGCCGACACGGCGGCATTGTTGCGATCGGCCGCGAGCACATATTGCGCGAGATCGTTGCTGCCGATGGCGAGGAAGTCGGCATGGCGTGCGATATCGGCGCTGACCAGGGCCGCGGCTGGCACTTCGATCATCGCTCCGAGCGGAATCTCGTCGGCGACCGGATGGCGCGAACGGCGCACTTCATCGGTGCACAGTTCGATCAATTCGCGCGCCTCGCGCACCTCTTCGACCGACGACACCATCGGCAGCAGGATGCGCATCGGACCATAGGCCGAAGCCCGCAGCATCGCCCGAAGTTGCGCCGAGAAGATGTCGCGGCGCGCCAGCGAGTACCGGATGCCGCGCAGACCGAGTGCGGGATTCTCCTCGGCACCGATGTCGAGCGGACCGCCGATGGCCTTGTCGGCACCGAGGTCCAGCGTGCGCAGCGTCACCGGGCGTCCGGCCATCGCGACGATGCCATCGCGGTAGGCGCGGAACTGCTCGTCTTCGGTTGGCAATTCGCGCCGCTTCATGAACAGGAATTCGGTCCGGAACAGGCCGACGCCGTCGGCACCGGAGCGCCGGGCGGCCGCGATCACGTCTGCATTCTCGGCGTTGACATGCAGC
It contains:
- the tsaE gene encoding tRNA (adenosine(37)-N6)-threonylcarbamoyltransferase complex ATPase subunit type 1 TsaE, encoding MNLRVDLPDLSATDALGARLARALQAPLVIGLIGDLGAGKTALVRALIQSLPTYTLIESYELGALLVHHLDLYRLRHPEELTELGLADVLGPESVMLIEWPDKGGEETPTLDLAIHLFRLGDDARRAEFDARTEAGRRFCERVAR
- a CDS encoding N-acetylmuramoyl-L-alanine amidase gives rise to the protein MFAFPVRRLLVPALALIASRAFAGDVQAVRFWDADDHTRVVFDVSAPVHYKLFTLANPDRLVLDIARSRVSKSLDGFELEGAVKRIRTGRQGDDTLRVVLDLDRSVQPKSFLLKPADQFGHRLVIDLFDSESAPRVVKREASLPVAQGERDVVVSIDAGHGGDDPGASGANGSREKDITLAVAQALAARIDAEPGMTAVLTRDRDFFIPLKRRYEIAREQKADLFVSIHADAFVKSQARGSSVFVLSNRGASSEAARMLADRENTSDLVGGVSIDDKDATLAAVLLDLSQGATMQASEMVANNVLRGLAGIGNLHKREVQRANFVVLRSPDVPSMLVETAFISNPTEEKRLNDPTHRDKLADALVAGIRDYFATTPPPGTWFAANPQRAKHHVVARGESLSLIAQRHRVSVASLKRENSLATDSVNAGVVLKIPASI
- the mutL gene encoding DNA mismatch repair endonuclease MutL, which translates into the protein MRIQTLPDTLINQIAAGEVIERPASVVKELVENALDAGASRIEVELEAGGVKLVRVRDNGSGIEVDDLPLALTRHATSKIASLDDLESVRSMGFRGEALPSIASVSRFRLVSRTPAAPHASELDVDNGQFARIKPAQHPVGTTAEMRELFFNVPARRKFLRAERTELGHVEDWLRAIALARPEVAFTLLHNGRPLLRDEASGTSPESRVDAMLGEDFLAHSLRIDHQAAGLRLHGYVGLPTAARAQNDRQFFYVNRRLVRDRVIAHAVRQAYADVLFHGRHAAFVLFLELDPLLVDVNAHPAKTEVRFREQRLIHDFLFRSLHEALAQTRAGQAPTIAAPAFPMPSTNSFVPQQAGLGLRVGEGLSAYGSVYGRNEAMAVPAAVDVPTLAQRLDGDVVATADGEIPPLGFAIAQLHGVYVLAQNVHGLVVVDMHAAHERITYERLKAQQACGEIASQQLLVPTAVAVTRREADAAEDHHAEFLKLGIELARSSETSVVIKRIPVLLDGADVERLLRDVLAEFVQHDSSRRLEETANELLSTLACHASVRANRRLTLPEMNALLRQMEATERSGQCNHGRPTWMQWTMQDLDRLFQRGR
- a CDS encoding DUF1684 domain-containing protein encodes the protein MRNALIAMPLFASALLAACTPTPSREAAEVKTVPTPVAAAEPAYDHAADVEAWRSARLARLQKPDGWLSLIGLHWLVEGEQTLGHAAGNDIELAAGPDHFGTIRLSGDEVLFAAADGGPQVLVSDSGGERSEGGRTWHVLAADVSGKPSLVSVDTVSFLVIKRGDKHALRVRDSEAPTRKHFTGIEHFPVDDSWRIVADWTPHTEPKSFGIQTVIGTIEEMPNPGYGTFTRDGREYRIYPVVEEGSDDLFIIFADRTSGKETYGPGRFVYAPWPKEDGKLVIDFNKAYNPPCALNAFSTCPLPPPENRLDLRVTAGEKKYEGAH
- the ptsP gene encoding phosphoenolpyruvate--protein phosphotransferase yields the protein MTTARTELDGNIAAKGLALGSARVVYSTKIDVETEPLPAAGVPNEVKRFEGALKTARTELANLSDKVSGALARDLSEIIDAHAMILDDPEFTDTVIALIRKDQLRATAALKRQRDLLAEAFDAIDDPYLRARRDDLDHVVSRVYAALARGGAEPERKHSAEGQILVCDTVPPAELAQLADSGLRGLICTASSPYSHTAILARGLRLPFACGVKQALAVVHEGDPILLDADQGRIIVRPDNIDLSRFRTQQKEAEKLRKQRARVKVTDARTRDGVSIKLHVNAENADVIAAARRSGADGVGLFRTEFLFMKRRELPTEDEQFRAYRDGIVAMAGRPVTLRTLDLGADKAIGGPLDIGAEENPALGLRGIRYSLARRDIFSAQLRAMLRASAYGPMRILLPMVSSVEEVREARELIELCTDEVRRSRHPVADEIPLGAMIEVPAAALVSADIARHADFLAIGSNDLAQYVLAADRNNAAVSANYDPLHPGFLRLLYLVLDNARQAKRPISVCGEIAGDPTYTPLLIALGLTEFSMHPSALADVRETIATLSRKSLKNKAARLLHAPDRAALAEVVDAMANA